From a region of the Vaginimicrobium propionicum genome:
- a CDS encoding TatD family hydrolase, whose amino-acid sequence MNLKKGIVQVTDISAVLERLELPKLPAKLPGEIIDSHTHADTTQEYSSLRPTDNLLAAAEVGVRRIVQIGCDVASSQWAVRLATTHPQVIAGVAVHPNDVVRKSRKQLDQDLTVIDSLAGSSRQVRAVGESGLDYFRLDAKNGKLADQIAQQKYAFRRHVEIAKAHDLTLAIHSRRAGSGLEVPDALSDVADILDEMGWPKRTIFHCFSGDSQFASRAIAAGAYLSFAGNLTYPANRQLQAAMLVTPADRLLVETDAPFLTPIPERGKKNAPYLIAHTVRFMAAQRGVALAQLCRELSANAFSAYGGSWGITCEQGEI is encoded by the coding sequence ATGAATCTGAAAAAGGGGATTGTTCAAGTGACGGATATTTCGGCGGTCTTAGAAAGACTGGAATTGCCAAAACTTCCTGCCAAATTACCTGGCGAAATTATTGATTCTCACACCCACGCTGATACTACCCAGGAATATAGCTCGTTGCGTCCTACCGATAACCTACTGGCTGCGGCTGAGGTTGGGGTTCGTCGTATCGTTCAGATCGGTTGTGACGTGGCCAGCTCACAGTGGGCGGTCAGGTTAGCTACTACCCACCCTCAGGTGATAGCGGGTGTGGCCGTTCATCCTAACGATGTTGTTCGAAAATCGCGCAAGCAGCTAGATCAGGATTTGACTGTTATTGACTCGCTGGCAGGCTCTAGTCGTCAAGTGCGTGCTGTAGGCGAAAGTGGCTTGGACTACTTTCGCCTAGACGCAAAAAATGGGAAGTTAGCAGACCAGATAGCGCAGCAAAAATATGCCTTTCGTCGTCATGTCGAAATCGCGAAGGCGCATGATTTGACTTTAGCTATTCACTCGCGGCGAGCAGGAAGTGGCTTAGAAGTGCCAGACGCTCTCAGCGATGTCGCCGATATTCTCGACGAGATGGGTTGGCCAAAACGCACAATTTTTCATTGTTTTAGTGGTGATAGCCAATTCGCATCTCGAGCAATTGCTGCTGGCGCTTATTTAAGTTTCGCTGGCAACCTAACTTATCCGGCTAATAGGCAGCTGCAAGCGGCAATGTTGGTTACTCCTGCCGACCGTTTGTTAGTTGAGACAGACGCACCTTTTCTGACTCCCATTCCTGAGCGTGGGAAAAAGAATGCGCCATATTTGATAGCCCATACTGTGCGGTTCATGGCTGCTCAACGCGGTGTGGCATTAGCGCAGCTGTGTCGTGAACTTAGCGCTAACGCTTTTTCTGCTTATGGTGGTTCATGGGGTATTACCTGCGAGCAAGGTGAGATATGA
- the rsmA gene encoding 16S rRNA (adenine(1518)-N(6)/adenine(1519)-N(6))-dimethyltransferase RsmA — protein MSRYLDPKKIRSLAHQIGLRPTKTRGQNFVTDANTVRRIVANSQVGKDDVVLEVGPGLGSLTLGLLDAGAEVIAVEIEESLANLLPQTVAEIQPDNLERLKVMCANALDLTSLPAPQPNAVVANLPYNVSVPVLLSLWQHFDSLKHGLVMVQLEVAERLAAMPGAKNYGVPSAKLAWWVRATKVGAVGSKVFWPVPNVDSALVRLERQDPPETKATREEVFQVIDLAFSQRRKMMRGLLANQFGGTQAVSAALKRVGIPDTARGETLDLATFARLAEELGR, from the coding sequence ATGAGCCGATATCTTGACCCAAAAAAGATTCGTTCGCTAGCCCACCAGATAGGTTTGCGTCCGACTAAAACGCGCGGCCAAAATTTCGTGACCGACGCAAATACAGTGCGCCGAATAGTCGCCAATTCCCAGGTGGGTAAAGACGATGTAGTGCTTGAAGTCGGGCCCGGCTTAGGCTCGCTAACTTTAGGCTTGTTAGATGCTGGTGCCGAAGTAATTGCTGTGGAGATTGAAGAATCTCTAGCCAATCTTCTGCCACAGACAGTTGCCGAAATTCAACCAGATAACTTGGAGCGACTGAAAGTAATGTGTGCCAACGCTTTGGACTTAACCTCTTTGCCTGCTCCGCAACCTAACGCTGTGGTAGCTAACCTGCCGTATAACGTGTCAGTGCCGGTACTTTTATCCTTGTGGCAGCATTTCGATTCGCTGAAACATGGTTTGGTCATGGTGCAGCTAGAGGTGGCTGAGCGTCTGGCCGCAATGCCTGGAGCGAAAAATTATGGAGTGCCAAGCGCGAAATTAGCTTGGTGGGTGAGAGCAACCAAAGTTGGTGCGGTCGGATCTAAAGTTTTTTGGCCCGTCCCAAATGTGGACTCTGCATTGGTGCGACTGGAGCGTCAAGATCCCCCTGAAACTAAGGCCACGCGCGAGGAAGTGTTTCAGGTGATTGATTTGGCTTTCTCGCAACGCCGCAAAATGATGCGTGGATTATTAGCCAATCAATTCGGTGGTACTCAGGCAGTCAGTGCAGCTCTTAAGCGCGTCGGTATTCCAGACACTGCCAGGGGAGAAACCCTTGATTTGGCAACTTTTGCCAGACTGGCCGAAGAATTGGGGCGTTAG
- a CDS encoding 4-(cytidine 5'-diphospho)-2-C-methyl-D-erythritol kinase yields the protein MVRVLVPAKINLFLGVGSPRPDGFHELMTVFHAVNLYEEITACRASDIRVRIPGYEKLASSPNNLAIRAALALRETYGSPNLGADIQINKSIPVAGGMAGGSADAAGVLIACNQLWGLDLSSEQLRKIGAQLGSDIPFSLLAGTALARGRGEKLQPLIHEGSLHWVVAINEVGLATPRVFSKFDELGVFGSLVTPKSLVEALKVGDVEGVADNMFNDLAPAALSLRPDLAAVLAAGKAGGALAGIISGSGPTCAFLVRDASAGKDVSAALAKVPGIRQIVSVEGPAKHAVTV from the coding sequence ATGGTTAGAGTCCTAGTGCCGGCAAAAATCAACCTCTTCTTAGGGGTCGGCTCGCCGCGTCCTGACGGCTTTCATGAATTGATGACTGTCTTTCATGCCGTCAACCTTTACGAAGAAATCACTGCTTGCCGAGCCAGTGATATTCGCGTCAGAATACCTGGCTACGAGAAGTTAGCTTCTAGCCCGAATAACTTAGCTATTAGGGCTGCACTGGCTTTGCGCGAAACTTATGGTTCCCCGAATTTAGGTGCAGATATTCAGATTAATAAATCAATTCCAGTGGCTGGGGGTATGGCTGGTGGTTCAGCCGACGCTGCTGGAGTGCTAATAGCTTGCAACCAATTGTGGGGGCTAGACCTAAGCAGTGAGCAGCTAAGGAAAATTGGTGCCCAGCTCGGCAGTGATATCCCGTTTAGTTTGTTAGCCGGTACAGCGCTTGCACGAGGAAGAGGAGAAAAACTTCAACCGCTTATCCACGAAGGGAGTCTGCATTGGGTGGTGGCGATAAACGAAGTTGGTCTAGCTACGCCAAGAGTGTTTTCCAAGTTTGACGAACTGGGTGTTTTTGGGTCTCTAGTTACTCCAAAATCCCTAGTGGAAGCACTAAAAGTTGGTGATGTTGAAGGGGTGGCAGACAATATGTTTAACGATCTAGCGCCGGCTGCCTTGAGTTTGCGTCCGGATTTAGCGGCAGTGTTGGCTGCTGGAAAAGCTGGCGGAGCCTTGGCTGGCATCATATCTGGCTCTGGACCCACCTGCGCCTTCTTGGTTAGAGACGCCTCAGCAGGCAAAGATGTTTCCGCTGCTCTAGCTAAAGTGCCTGGAATAAGACAAATTGTAAGTGTTGAAGGGCCAGCTAAACACGCTGTTACAGTTTGA
- a CDS encoding TetR/AcrR family transcriptional regulator — protein MSISRARRTRKRMTSAERREQLIAIARTLFAAQGLDGTSVEEIAAKAEVSKPVVYEHFGGKEGLYDTVVAREVAHLEAAIHTALASPGGFRQTIERGALALLNYIDECPDGFRIISRDTSTIAAEGSFSSILNDIATQVTDLLATPLARHGYDPKLGAVFAQGLVGLVASAGQYWLENRSLSKEELASQMTNLAWNGLANLEKNPLTTTLLEPAATDANSH, from the coding sequence ATGTCTATTTCTAGAGCTCGTCGCACCCGCAAACGGATGACTAGCGCTGAACGTCGTGAGCAATTGATAGCTATCGCACGAACACTATTTGCGGCTCAAGGATTAGATGGAACTTCAGTCGAGGAAATAGCGGCTAAAGCGGAAGTATCGAAGCCAGTAGTCTACGAACACTTCGGGGGCAAAGAAGGCCTTTACGACACCGTTGTAGCTAGGGAAGTCGCTCATTTGGAGGCAGCCATTCACACAGCTCTAGCTAGCCCCGGTGGATTTCGGCAAACCATTGAGCGCGGCGCTTTGGCTCTGCTGAACTATATCGACGAATGCCCAGATGGGTTCAGAATTATTTCCCGAGACACCTCAACAATCGCTGCCGAAGGCAGTTTTTCTTCCATTCTCAACGACATTGCGACCCAGGTCACAGACCTGCTCGCAACTCCGTTAGCTAGACACGGTTACGATCCGAAATTAGGCGCTGTCTTTGCTCAAGGTTTAGTGGGCTTGGTAGCTAGCGCTGGACAATACTGGCTAGAAAATCGATCACTTTCAAAAGAAGAATTAGCTAGTCAAATGACAAATCTAGCTTGGAACGGGCTAGCTAATTTAGAGAAAAACCCACTAACTACCACTCTTCTTGAGCCAGCAGCAACTGACGCAAATAGTCACTAA
- a CDS encoding IS3 family transposase (programmed frameshift), whose translation MAGVGKTRRSFTPEYREEAARLVVDTGRPIAHVARELGLGEQLLGKWVRKYRQEQGNEPTGELSVDERVELKRLRREVQELKKDNAFFGKSSSLLRVEATTCERFELMEQEKANFEITRMARLLEVSRSGYYAWVKRRKTGPSPRAQKQAILDQKVREFHADSDGVYGAPRITADFHAEGTQVNVKTVAASMRRQGLEGISPRGFTPVTTIPGIPTHAIFDRVKRVWDTGKLNIVWISDITYLRTGEGWLYLCVVRDGCSRRVLGWAMDSHQDADLVERALVMAKTLRGDFPGRVIFHADRGTQYTSEQLHKATKRLSIDQSMGRTGVCYDNAMAESFWSTLKNEFYNRFTWPTRADARQGVARWIEVTYNRTRRHSSIGYLRPVEYETNLEKQEQTHQQPQAA comes from the exons ATGGCAGGAGTAGGAAAGACCCGGCGTAGTTTCACGCCGGAATATCGTGAAGAGGCCGCTCGTTTGGTCGTCGACACTGGAAGACCGATCGCGCATGTCGCACGAGAGCTCGGTTTGGGTGAACAGCTCTTGGGTAAATGGGTGCGCAAGTACCGGCAGGAACAGGGAAACGAGCCGACTGGCGAGTTGTCTGTGGATGAGCGGGTTGAGCTCAAACGGTTACGGCGTGAGGTTCAAGAGCTGAAAAAAGACAACGCGTTTT TTGGGAAAAGCAGCAGCCTTCTTCGCGTCGAAGCAACCACCTGCGAACGGTTTGAGCTAATGGAACAGGAGAAGGCAAACTTCGAGATCACACGCATGGCTCGGCTGTTAGAGGTGTCACGGTCAGGCTATTACGCCTGGGTCAAGCGACGGAAAACGGGGCCGTCTCCACGAGCGCAGAAACAGGCCATACTTGACCAGAAAGTCCGCGAGTTTCATGCCGATTCCGATGGTGTTTACGGGGCACCCAGGATCACGGCTGATTTTCACGCTGAAGGCACGCAGGTGAATGTGAAAACAGTGGCGGCATCCATGCGCCGACAAGGCCTTGAAGGCATTTCACCACGCGGATTCACCCCAGTGACGACAATTCCTGGGATCCCGACTCATGCGATTTTTGACCGTGTCAAACGGGTGTGGGATACCGGAAAACTCAACATAGTGTGGATCTCGGACATCACCTATTTACGTACTGGCGAGGGCTGGCTCTACCTGTGTGTCGTTCGTGATGGCTGTTCACGTCGCGTCTTGGGATGGGCCATGGACAGCCACCAAGATGCCGACCTGGTTGAACGCGCATTGGTGATGGCCAAAACTTTACGCGGCGATTTCCCCGGCCGCGTCATCTTCCATGCTGATCGCGGCACTCAATACACCTCCGAGCAGTTACACAAAGCCACTAAGCGACTTAGCATCGATCAATCGATGGGCCGCACTGGCGTGTGCTACGACAACGCGATGGCAGAATCCTTCTGGTCAACGCTGAAAAACGAGTTCTACAACCGTTTCACATGGCCGACACGAGCCGATGCCAGACAAGGCGTCGCCCGCTGGATCGAAGTCACCTACAATCGCACACGTCGACACTCATCAATCGGCTACCTCCGCCCAGTCGAATACGAAACCAACCTGGAAAAACAAGAACAAACACACCAACAACCACAAGCAGCATAA
- a CDS encoding helix-turn-helix domain-containing protein: MSHDIWPPHLTQLVMSLSRNQAIIIAITRTGITTSQAANKFNMSTRQIRRIVAAWKTQGQAGITPKSRAPHTNPNTTPQHVKNQILALRETLWLTASCGHVPLMLLVVVGVFVLVFPGWFRIRLGGGSRLMSVDVCDCR; this comes from the coding sequence ATGTCTCACGACATATGGCCACCCCACCTAACACAATTGGTCATGTCTTTATCACGAAACCAAGCAATCATCATCGCTATCACCCGCACTGGGATAACAACCAGTCAAGCAGCCAATAAATTCAATATGTCTACCCGTCAAATCCGTCGGATAGTCGCCGCCTGGAAAACACAAGGACAAGCCGGAATAACACCCAAATCCCGCGCCCCACACACCAACCCCAACACCACACCACAACACGTCAAAAACCAAATACTCGCCCTACGAGAAACCCTGTGGTTGACCGCAAGTTGTGGACACGTCCCGCTTATGCTGCTTGTGGTTGTTGGTGTGTTTGTTCTTGTTTTTCCAGGTTGGTTTCGTATTCGACTGGGCGGAGGTAGCCGATTGATGAGTGTCGACGTGTGCGATTGTAGGTGA
- the glmU gene encoding bifunctional UDP-N-acetylglucosamine diphosphorylase/glucosamine-1-phosphate N-acetyltransferase GlmU, with translation MTQVADKQVSAVVVLAAGSGTRMKSSISKLLHQVAGRPMLSYAVSAAKEVNPQHLVVVVGHLREQVEAHLAKEWPDVEIANQEVRNGTGGAVACGIADIPDLVGEVVVTYGDVPMLSGQTLNRLIATHRVQENACTVLTAEVANPTGYGRIVRDGDQVARIVEHKDANEDELAITEINSGIYVFDASVLRDGLASLGTDNAQGELYLTDVLSFARSQGRRVGALVTDDTWQTEGVNDRVQLAAINAEVNRRIVEQWMRDGVSVMDPKTTWIEADVELAEDVTILPNTQLLGATRVETGAVIGPDTTLRDVEVGENAHVIRTHGELAVIGANAEVGPFSRLRPGTELGVKGKIGSFVETKNAHIGADSKVPHLTYCGDAYLGSGVNIGAGTIFANYDGFHKSATHLGDEVFIGSNSVLVAPVDIADGAFIAAGSAITEDVTPGSLAVARGRMHVSKGWVTKRRPGSKAADAADKSSGEIDPHVVESRAKLAQDEK, from the coding sequence ATGACGCAGGTTGCAGATAAGCAAGTTTCAGCGGTGGTAGTACTAGCTGCCGGTTCTGGCACCAGAATGAAATCATCCATCTCGAAACTTCTACATCAAGTTGCTGGCCGTCCAATGCTCAGCTATGCAGTATCTGCTGCCAAAGAAGTCAACCCGCAACACTTGGTTGTGGTTGTTGGTCACTTACGAGAACAGGTTGAAGCACACCTTGCGAAAGAATGGCCGGATGTTGAAATAGCTAACCAAGAAGTGCGCAACGGTACCGGTGGGGCAGTGGCGTGCGGAATCGCAGACATTCCGGATCTAGTTGGTGAAGTAGTAGTCACCTACGGTGATGTTCCGATGCTGTCGGGTCAAACCTTAAACAGGTTGATTGCCACCCATCGGGTTCAAGAAAACGCTTGCACTGTTCTCACTGCCGAAGTCGCTAACCCAACTGGTTACGGGCGTATTGTGCGAGATGGCGACCAAGTGGCTCGTATTGTCGAGCATAAAGACGCTAACGAAGACGAGCTAGCAATAACCGAGATTAACTCTGGCATATACGTTTTTGACGCTAGCGTGTTGCGTGACGGCCTAGCCAGCTTGGGAACCGACAATGCTCAAGGCGAGCTTTATTTAACCGATGTGCTCTCTTTCGCTCGCAGCCAGGGTCGTAGAGTTGGTGCTTTAGTCACTGACGATACCTGGCAGACTGAAGGTGTTAATGACCGTGTCCAGTTAGCAGCAATAAATGCTGAAGTAAACCGGCGGATTGTCGAGCAGTGGATGCGTGACGGGGTTAGTGTCATGGATCCGAAAACCACTTGGATCGAAGCTGATGTCGAATTAGCTGAGGATGTCACCATATTGCCTAACACCCAGCTTTTGGGCGCGACTCGGGTAGAAACAGGTGCTGTCATTGGCCCAGACACTACCTTGCGTGATGTTGAGGTTGGCGAAAATGCCCACGTTATCCGGACGCACGGTGAGTTGGCGGTCATTGGTGCCAATGCTGAGGTAGGGCCATTCTCTAGGCTACGTCCAGGCACCGAGCTAGGTGTTAAAGGCAAGATTGGCTCGTTTGTAGAAACCAAGAATGCTCACATCGGTGCTGATTCCAAGGTGCCTCACTTGACTTACTGTGGTGACGCCTATTTAGGTTCCGGGGTCAATATTGGGGCGGGCACGATTTTTGCTAACTATGACGGTTTCCATAAGTCGGCCACTCATCTGGGGGATGAAGTTTTCATCGGCTCAAACTCAGTGTTAGTGGCTCCTGTAGATATTGCTGATGGAGCTTTCATCGCTGCCGGCTCAGCCATCACTGAGGACGTCACACCAGGATCATTAGCTGTAGCCAGAGGCAGAATGCACGTTTCTAAAGGTTGGGTGACAAAGCGACGTCCAGGCTCTAAGGCAGCTGATGCGGCAGATAAGTCAAGTGGTGAAATTGATCCTCACGTGGTCGAATCGCGCGCAAAGTTGGCTCAAGACGAGAAATAG
- a CDS encoding ribose-phosphate diphosphokinase gives MSGVKRPTEKHLMLFSGRAYPELAEEIAELMGVELTSRRLISYANSEVYVRYEESVRGSDAFVIQSHVSPVNEYLMEQLIMVDALKRASAKRITVVAPFYPYARQDKKHLGREPISARLVADLYRAAGADRIMSVDLHTAQIQGFFDGPLDHLSGMPVLADYVEKKYDTKDMTIVSPDAGRVRLADNWSDRLHAPLAIIHKRHDPRVANQVRVHEVVGRVEGRTCLIVDDMIDTAGTICQAGEALRAHGAAKVIVATTHAILSDPAQERLNAAGFEEVICTNTLPIRKDINIPSLTQLSIAPLLAKAIHEVFEDGSVASLFPEKIG, from the coding sequence GTGAGCGGAGTTAAGCGGCCAACTGAAAAACATTTGATGCTGTTTTCGGGTCGGGCGTATCCGGAATTAGCCGAAGAGATAGCTGAGCTCATGGGGGTGGAGCTTACTTCTAGACGGTTGATTAGTTACGCTAACTCTGAGGTTTACGTTCGTTATGAAGAGTCAGTGCGTGGTTCGGACGCTTTCGTTATCCAATCCCACGTTTCTCCGGTCAATGAATATCTTATGGAGCAGCTGATCATGGTTGATGCGCTGAAACGCGCCTCAGCTAAACGAATTACCGTTGTTGCGCCGTTTTACCCATATGCCCGTCAAGACAAAAAACACCTTGGCCGTGAGCCAATCTCTGCGAGGCTAGTCGCGGATCTATATCGTGCTGCTGGCGCCGACCGCATAATGAGTGTCGACCTGCACACTGCCCAAATTCAAGGCTTTTTCGATGGTCCGCTCGATCACCTTTCGGGTATGCCGGTGCTGGCCGATTATGTCGAAAAGAAATACGACACTAAGGATATGACGATTGTCAGCCCGGACGCTGGCAGAGTTCGCTTGGCAGATAACTGGTCAGATAGATTGCACGCCCCGCTGGCCATTATTCACAAACGTCATGACCCGAGAGTGGCTAATCAAGTAAGAGTTCACGAGGTTGTCGGTCGTGTTGAGGGGCGTACGTGTCTAATTGTTGATGACATGATTGATACTGCTGGCACTATTTGTCAGGCCGGCGAGGCGCTGCGCGCCCACGGTGCAGCCAAGGTGATTGTTGCCACAACGCACGCTATCTTGTCAGATCCGGCTCAGGAGAGACTGAACGCTGCTGGTTTCGAGGAAGTAATCTGCACGAATACCTTGCCTATCCGCAAGGACATCAACATTCCTAGCCTGACGCAGCTTTCCATTGCACCGTTACTTGCCAAAGCTATTCACGAAGTTTTCGAGGACGGTTCGGTAGCGTCTCTATTCCCAGAAAAAATTGGTTGA
- a CDS encoding 50S ribosomal protein L25/general stress protein Ctc, whose translation MPNEVKLDVELREEFGKGASRRVRRDKKIPAVLYGHGSDPVHLTLPGHETMLALRNSNALLTLALGDSQEHLALPKQIQRHPVTNDIQHVDLVVVKRGERVVVEIPIIVVDEDKMSDVTLVVNNERTELTVSAEATNIPREVEVSVAGFDLDSQVTAGDVKLPEGVELAEDPETLVISISIPDEEPAEPETAEEEETEAEEESEEEEK comes from the coding sequence ATGCCTAACGAAGTAAAACTAGACGTTGAACTGCGCGAAGAATTTGGCAAGGGTGCATCCCGCCGAGTCCGTCGCGACAAGAAAATTCCTGCCGTCCTATATGGGCACGGCTCTGATCCAGTGCATTTAACTTTGCCGGGTCATGAAACTATGTTGGCGTTGCGTAACTCGAACGCTTTGTTGACTTTGGCTCTCGGCGATTCCCAAGAACATTTGGCGTTACCGAAACAAATTCAGCGTCATCCGGTAACCAACGATATTCAGCATGTCGACCTTGTCGTGGTCAAACGCGGTGAACGCGTTGTCGTCGAAATCCCGATCATCGTTGTCGATGAAGACAAGATGTCCGACGTCACCTTGGTTGTTAACAACGAGCGTACCGAGCTTACGGTTAGCGCTGAGGCTACTAACATTCCGCGTGAAGTTGAGGTTTCCGTGGCTGGCTTCGATCTGGATTCCCAAGTCACTGCTGGCGATGTTAAGTTGCCAGAAGGTGTCGAGCTAGCCGAAGACCCAGAGACTTTGGTTATCTCCATCTCTATCCCAGATGAGGAACCGGCTGAGCCAGAGACTGCTGAGGAAGAAGAGACTGAAGCTGAGGAAGAATCCGAAGAGGAAGAAAAGTAG